The Roseibaca calidilacus genome has a window encoding:
- a CDS encoding MBL fold metallo-hydrolase: MVWVKPYMLYSATASEYFRQMMPATFIDRDLALIRAENPSPMTAEGTNSYILGTTELAVIDPGPDDPAHLARLLDVIDGRRVAAILVTHSHMDHSPLAPRLSNATGAPVLAYGDSHAGRSAQMTALAAQLDIGGGEGVDLGFAPHDTLQDGQILPLGADTITAIWTPGHMGNHMCFLWRDHLFTGDHVMGWAPSLVSPPDGDMQAYMASLARLQGVAARLYHPGHGAIIDRPAARIAELVAHRVARERAILQELDKAPADITSLVTRIYAGTPAALHKAAARNVFAHLADLHARAEVAATPKLCPEASFARMQTR, translated from the coding sequence ATGGTCTGGGTAAAACCATATATGCTATACAGCGCGACCGCATCCGAGTATTTTCGCCAGATGATGCCCGCAACCTTTATAGACCGCGACTTGGCCCTGATCCGCGCTGAAAACCCGTCGCCCATGACGGCAGAGGGCACCAACAGCTACATTCTAGGCACGACCGAACTGGCCGTCATTGACCCCGGACCCGACGATCCCGCGCATCTGGCCCGGCTGCTGGACGTGATCGACGGGCGGCGGGTGGCTGCCATTCTTGTGACCCACAGCCATATGGACCATTCCCCCTTGGCCCCGCGCCTGTCGAACGCGACAGGCGCACCGGTGCTGGCCTATGGCGACAGCCACGCGGGCCGAAGCGCGCAGATGACTGCGCTGGCCGCGCAGCTTGACATTGGTGGCGGCGAAGGCGTGGACCTTGGCTTTGCACCGCATGACACGCTGCAAGACGGGCAGATACTGCCGCTTGGGGCAGATACCATAACCGCGATCTGGACCCCGGGCCACATGGGCAACCATATGTGTTTCCTTTGGCGCGACCATCTGTTTACCGGCGATCACGTCATGGGCTGGGCGCCCTCGCTGGTCTCTCCGCCAGATGGGGATATGCAAGCCTATATGGCATCGCTGGCCCGGCTGCAGGGTGTCGCGGCGCGGCTTTACCACCCGGGGCATGGCGCAATCATCGACCGGCCCGCCGCGCGCATTGCGGAACTGGTCGCACACCGCGTTGCGCGCGAACGGGCAATCTTGCAAGAACTGGACAAGGCACCGGCAGATATCACGTCATTGGTCACGCGAATTTATGCCGGAACGCCCGCCGCGCTGCACAAAGCCGCCGCGCGCAACGTCTTCGCTCACCTTGCAGATCTGCACGCGCGCGCTGAAGTCGCCGCCACACCAAAACTGTGCCCAGAAGCAAGTTTCGCCCGCATGCAAACAAGATGA
- a CDS encoding site-specific integrase, with translation MGRIAYLTKRGKIWWYRRRHPAIVIDMAQGHDFRIENGPRRSTFQAKGHLSVSLGTTSAREARILAARLGTLFELEWAKYEQSISQMDERPQQDLIESLAETLAANARQLIGHYRATEVARLSPQVREKAFARVDAELRQSLGIAPSMFPDLFNRTLPAPILGITYEVDDLVYKDMFPEEHALQQESDRLYQEYLEYIEEFGPGEDGRPHLPAPQVEIVPLVAQNKGGTDDAATGVTDDSTQTIHLEETVDAVERVIKQLLETCERESRPLKTAFPGAERIAKSLFETALRLGHTPEQTPQGTTAPGQPVYNQEPLSKFAETYLKLRSEGYTLRRQDETPHPDSGKKFIRSSLANYRSTIKLFIDLIGDLPIGEIGRDEVLEFNDLIQRLPKHHGKSSQDQRPARQVIEDADEQDAVIETELPDKLAEKGMAPGDIEDKVAEALIQRISATTVQRHQTALRAMFEYAFACRYVETNPFKGRVLTDAEVKRRKRSERRIERKGWGDNIYALFKSPIYQETLEDVGEPLFWAPLIAVYAGLRLEEICQLRVNDFLREDGIPYIAVQNEIGSQTYKSENAIRKIPLHKALIDLDLPKLVSLRRQSKSSRLFPDLPRSKSNNTLSGIMSKRFHHYRQSRGLYAPAQDFHALRTEFQTRLTRQRVPDHVRRGLMGHEQADVTHEHYFRAGETMASLKEYIDRIDIDHSNINPPFGRALANRSLRLKVVASRTT, from the coding sequence ATGGGACGCATTGCCTATCTTACAAAACGAGGCAAAATCTGGTGGTATCGCCGCCGCCACCCCGCTATCGTCATCGACATGGCCCAAGGCCATGATTTCCGAATAGAAAACGGCCCCAGGCGAAGCACATTTCAGGCCAAGGGACATCTGTCCGTCAGTCTTGGCACCACATCGGCTCGCGAAGCCCGCATTTTGGCCGCAAGACTCGGAACGTTGTTTGAACTTGAATGGGCGAAATACGAGCAGAGCATTTCTCAAATGGACGAACGACCACAACAGGATTTGATAGAAAGTCTGGCCGAAACCCTTGCCGCCAACGCTCGGCAACTCATTGGACATTACAGGGCGACAGAGGTCGCACGTCTCTCCCCACAGGTCAGGGAAAAAGCCTTTGCCCGTGTTGACGCCGAACTCCGGCAGTCTCTGGGTATCGCACCGAGTATGTTTCCGGACCTGTTCAACCGAACGCTACCGGCCCCGATTCTGGGCATTACGTATGAAGTTGATGACCTCGTCTACAAGGATATGTTCCCAGAGGAACACGCCTTACAACAGGAAAGCGACCGTCTCTACCAAGAATACTTGGAATACATAGAAGAGTTCGGGCCGGGAGAAGACGGCAGGCCACACCTTCCCGCCCCGCAAGTAGAGATAGTCCCGCTGGTCGCTCAAAATAAAGGCGGCACGGATGACGCCGCAACGGGTGTGACTGACGACAGCACGCAAACCATTCACCTCGAAGAAACCGTCGACGCCGTCGAGCGTGTCATAAAGCAGTTGCTTGAAACCTGTGAACGAGAGAGCCGCCCGCTCAAAACGGCTTTCCCCGGAGCAGAGCGTATTGCCAAGAGCCTGTTTGAAACAGCCTTGCGGCTTGGGCACACGCCAGAACAGACGCCCCAAGGCACGACAGCACCGGGTCAACCAGTTTACAATCAGGAGCCTTTGTCCAAGTTCGCCGAAACCTACCTGAAACTCCGCAGCGAGGGCTATACCTTGCGGCGGCAAGACGAAACCCCGCATCCCGATTCAGGCAAGAAGTTCATACGGTCCTCACTCGCCAACTATCGATCCACCATCAAGTTGTTCATCGACCTCATCGGCGACCTTCCCATCGGCGAGATTGGCCGGGATGAAGTCTTGGAGTTCAATGACCTCATTCAACGCCTTCCCAAGCACCACGGGAAGTCGTCCCAAGACCAACGCCCTGCGCGGCAGGTGATTGAGGACGCCGACGAACAGGACGCAGTGATTGAGACCGAGTTGCCTGACAAACTTGCCGAGAAGGGGATGGCACCCGGCGACATTGAGGACAAGGTTGCAGAAGCCCTCATCCAACGGATTTCAGCGACAACAGTTCAACGGCACCAAACGGCACTCCGAGCAATGTTCGAATATGCTTTTGCGTGCCGATATGTCGAAACAAACCCGTTCAAAGGTCGTGTCCTGACAGACGCAGAAGTCAAACGTCGCAAACGCAGCGAACGCCGGATTGAACGCAAAGGTTGGGGTGACAACATCTATGCCCTGTTCAAATCACCGATTTATCAAGAGACTTTGGAAGATGTCGGTGAACCTTTGTTCTGGGCACCCCTGATTGCCGTTTATGCGGGCTTGCGTCTGGAAGAGATATGCCAACTTCGTGTCAATGACTTCCTTCGTGAAGACGGGATTCCCTACATCGCTGTCCAGAACGAAATCGGCTCTCAAACCTACAAATCAGAGAACGCAATCCGCAAGATTCCGCTTCACAAAGCCCTGATTGACCTCGACTTGCCAAAACTGGTGTCTCTGCGCAGGCAATCGAAATCGAGCCGCCTCTTTCCTGACCTGCCCCGCTCGAAGTCCAACAACACGTTGAGCGGCATAATGAGCAAGCGGTTTCATCATTACCGTCAGTCCAGAGGGCTTTACGCACCCGCACAGGACTTCCACGCACTTCGGACAGAGTTCCAGACCCGCCTGACACGACAAAGGGTGCCCGACCACGTGCGGCGGGGCCTTATGGGCCACGAACAGGCCGATGTGACCCATGAGCACTATTTCCGAGCGGGCGAAACGATGGCAAGCCTCAAAGAATACATCGACCGCATTGATATCGACCACAGCAATATCAATCCGCCCTTCGGTCGCGCGCTTGCCAACCGCTCGCTCCGCTTGAAAGTCGTAGCCTCTCGGACCACCTAA